DNA from Xiphophorus maculatus strain JP 163 A chromosome 6, X_maculatus-5.0-male, whole genome shotgun sequence:
ATGGTACTATGGTATGGTATTAACCAACGAAAATCAGatgttatttttgaattgtAGTTTAACAgaataatggaaaaaataaacaaataaaacaggcCTAGACAAAAATGATTGTACTTGTAATAAGaaattgaaaattatttcttattacATGTTAAACTAAGCTATGTCCTCTAATCGGTCAGTCTGCCTATTTAAAGGATGACAAGTAGCATCTGTGCCGTTTGGTGACATGGTGTTTACCACAcctaaaatgaacattttcatgtattatttttgttagtttcaatttttttcagcGACCATGGCCTTTGTGTTCAATAATAGAGACCATTAACGAGTTACCAACAATTTTGTCTATTGTGTATGAAAGCGGGCTGATAAATACACTAATAATCAAACTTGGACAATCTGTAAAAGGAATTGGGGTTAGGGTTGGTAGTAGGTGGGTGTGGTCTTAAAATGAAGTGGGCTGCTTAAGTAAGTTCTTCTTAGAGATCTTTACAATATTAACCCCATTTGTTTCACTTCTTTACGTACTGACCTGAAACTTGTACTCTAGCTGGTCCAGGTCCTCCAACACCACTGCAGGACTATCTCTGAGGATTTCTGCCACTTGCTGGGTGGTAAACAGACACTTCTCTCTGAGGAACTGCACCACAGATTTGACAGACTTCATCGGCACGGTTAGGATCTTTGGGTAGTGGGACACGGTTCTCTGAAGACTCCCTACAGGAGAGATGAAGAGACATTTCGGTTTGATATAAGTACCAAAccttgtaaatatatataaatctcttgaatttcttcacatttgtACCATATTctaatcacaaacttcaattattatttttttaaaatttgatgtgCTATACCATCACAACATAGTGCAAGtagtatgtatttattttttttattttacagttacaCATTTGAATTTTTACCTATATTTAGCTGTATCCATTTTCTAAAACGTTTTTTACCAGCATTCATAGCACTGCTGAATAAACCCATCCACCATCATGTGTTGGGCATGGTGTTAGCATTAAAATCTAGTCTTAGTCCTCCAccacaaatataattttgcaTGTAGAATAAAGTGCTTAAATTTAGCCTCATCTGACCTGAGAACATTCTTCAACGGGTTTGTTGTGATTCATACAGGGTATGAAGCAAACTGCGGATAGAACCATGGCTTTCTTTCATCAAGAGCAGATCGCATGAATACTagatttttctgacttttatttaaaaaataataatccaaatATCCTTGAGCCCTTCACAATCATGCACCATGATGTGTTGGCTTATCAAATCAACGTGACAAAACGTGGAAAGttcatgaatacttttgcaaagtactGTACAGTGCGTTGCAAAAGTACtttgctttgaaaaataatctcaCCTTCAACCAAACCCAGATGCCGTAGCTGGGTTATCCGCTGCTGAAGCTGCACGTCTTTAACCGTGTAGAGCTCTGGACATTTGTCCAGCAGTTTATGCACAGTGGTGGGGTTAAGCCCCAGGACAAACAGCACTGACAGCGTTGATAAGACGTGTTTGGCAGCATTCCCTCCTTTCATCCTGGACACACTGTCATACAATTGTTCTGCCTGGTACTCTGTGAATCCCATGTCGAGCAAAGACCTCAGAGACAGCTCAGCAGAGTTTCTCTTGTTGTGTTGTAATAGAGAAGGGGTCTGATTTGAAACGGAGCAAAGTAGTCTGCAGCTGAGGCTCGAAGGGAGATTAGATGCTTTACACGTCTTAAACTGGACTGGGATGGAAGTGAAATTGGGAACATAGTTTAGTTTTTGTCGAAGAACctgtggaggaaaaataaaacgtcCGAAGGTTGTACCAGTTTCATTAGCTGCAGCATGTCGAACTTTAAGGACTTTTTAACAATACTTCTGAGCTAATTGGATCAATAAATCACACACTCCAAAATCCAACTATATTCagattaaattataataaagtaCATAATGTCAAAAGGCATTTCAACTCACCTGCAGTACAACAACACGGGTCCCCATGGTGGTACGTTGTTCTCAGTCGTCCGACTGAAAATCTAGTGCCAAGGCAACGTTCCGGTGAGTTATTCGATTCCTTAGTGCACAACTTGCGCTCAAGAACCGGGGTTCATCTAAAATTACAATACAGAATTAATAGGGAATCCGTGGATAATGAAGACCAAATCCTCTTAAAAAGGTGTTGTGTTTGGTGTGTGTTTTAAGTTCAAAGTTCAGTTTTTACTggatttggggaaaaaataatcatcaatCTTGCAGTGCTTGTTGTGATGGAGGGTTTTTCAGGGGACAAATGGATGATGGGCATAATAGGATGAATTGAgaatgttttgtgtcttttgcaGGCAACGGGAGGTATAAATCTATGAAGGACTGTCAACCTGTCCATGGTGCACCCTGTCTATTGTCCACTGACTGCTGGAGAAAGGTACCAGACTCTTGCAACCCTGTAAGGATAAAGGGGTATAGACAATTGATGACTATTGAAAGTGACATACGGTAATTTCTTTGTAGAAGTAGTCTGCATGCCTAGGTGTTTGATATCCATGACCATGGTAGTAAAttaaataactacagtaaatgCAGCGTTTTGCATGGGTGAGAAAAAACCTATGGTAATATAGCGTAGAATTTACAGGTTTGCAAATTATATTTCATCACTACACCCAGGTAAAACTCAGTTTCTGATTATGAAACAGCTGTTTATGATTGTTCCGTGTCCTACCCTTCTTAGTCAGTTCTGATTCTCTTTACGACTtcaattacatttaatattgtttggtatttttacaaaattctgttagttattgaaataaacatgaTGGATTTCTTAAGAATTATAAGGAGTCTAAGGCACACCTTAGGCAATTTCtcaaaaatgagaagaaatgtgttttatgaaaaaacatttattgatgctcagcaataaatataaaaagtgtttatatgttttacatgcaattaaaatatctaaacatCAAGATTAAAATTCTGATTAAAACGTTgcaattcaaaaaataaattaatgaaaaaatagaGAACTGCAAATCTATCCACACAATGctacagcaaaaaaatatatatctaaatcAATTTTGGACTATGAAATCAAATGATAAGTCAAATGaggtttgactttttttgtttatatcttCTTCCCCATAATGGATCATAAAATATCACTGGAGGAAAATTGCGATGAgccaatgattaaaaaaatttgtttactaaaaaaacctctaaaaaattttttcatTTGGTCTACTGTACAAACCAGATTTCACTTCCAAAAGCTtatcttttcttgttttgtaacTAAGATCTTCATGTTACAAAATGTCAGACAGACTGGTaagatttctgctgcttcaaATTTAGTCTTCAATCTTCAAAAAGGTATTTTTGGAGCTCAGTTTCCAGGGCTGCCATTGACTGATTCtcatcctcatcttcctccGACAGAGTCTCATCGCCATAATCTGGGAACAAGCTCTGTCCAGTGTATGCAGTGGGACTTGGCTCCTGATTCTGTGGCGAACCTGGTAGAAGAAGAGAATGACTGTACATTAAAGGACGGCAGATCATTGTAAGTCTACGCTTGATGCCGAAGAATGCTTACAGAAGCTCTGAGATGCAGGAACCACCTCAGTCCAGCTGTATTCGGCAAGGGAAATGTGCAGGCTGATCCACGACTGCAACAGGAGCTGGTCTAAAGTCATCCTCTTTGCAGGATTAGAGTGCAGCAGGCCTTGCAAAACACCGTGCAGCTCTGgggcagcaaacagaaaatttgCATAACTGAATCGTAAAAAGACAGAGCTAATAAACTGTGGCACAGAACATCATTATACCTGAAGACAGGGGGAATGGAGGCTGAAGTTTGGCATCGAGGATTTCACCCACATTACAGAACGGGTTCTCACTGAACAGCAGAGTGTAGAGCAAAACCCCCAGAGACCACATCTCCAGCTCTGGTCCCTCATACCTGGGAGAGGAGCACAATCATCAGATTAACAGTGTTTAGCTTCAGGGCTTTTAGCTGAACAAGGGGCGTTTTCTAAACATTGCATGGTTTTCATAAACATTATAAAGTTTAATGGGTCATGAAGGGTTTTATTTAACCGCATGCTGACCTACATTTTGCGtggaaaatgcaaaatgtttctctAGAAACTGTTTAAAGAGAGATGATCAGGAGAACACACCCTTTAACCAAATACCTCTAATGTAGTTCAGTAATTAATTCATGAACTTATCTGATCAATTTTAATTATGCAAAGAAATAGTTTTTAAGAGTTGTAGTTTAGCCAGAAgttgtatttaatatttaaacaaacatttcttaagCAGGAAGCACCTTTGTATACCATTTAATACACACTGTGCTGTACATTATATAATTTTTGTGGTACTTGACAGGTCCTAATGtgatttaattattattttcctgataAAACAGTATGTTAGCTCTTATATTACACAAAGTGCTACACAGCTAAACTTTTCAGTGGTGCTGAGGGTTAAGTGAggagtaaaataaaacctgttgcAATTCCAAAGGGTTCTTTGTACCAAGTGGAATACCATTAAAATAGCTTTTCTGgatcttattttgtttatcactGCTTTGCTCTTGGGCTGCCACTTACAAATATTGTAGAAACTATATGCAACAGAGGCTGATAGCAGAActacaataaaaatacttatGGTGCCTTCAAAAAATACTCTTACCTTTCAAAAGTttgcatttttcactttttgtcacagAGTGTAATGCATTTCACTGAGATTTATGTGAGAGACcagtaaaatgcagcaaataattgtgaggtggaagaaaaacaatatctgGAGTTTAAATTAGGGTTGGGCAATATGGActgaaaatgtgatgaaatgttgTGGCATTTATTGCAACAATCATAATAGTGACAAATATCTTTTTGAATCAATCCTTCCTATCGTCTATAAATTTGTCactactataaaaaaaaaaatgccatctaaaaatgaccaaataagCTCCGTCTGTACAGCAGATACATTAggtaatataattattttttatattcattgATTGTCTTATttaacaatagaaaaaaatctactgtTAAATctactattatttatttttgattaaatagcaaaaataacCAGACTGTGTTAAAATGGTCCAGTCGCAATCCAGACATAAATCTAACACAAAACATGTAGCAAGAGTTGTAAAttgcttttcaaaaaataaataataataataaaaaagtgtatatactgtatatgtatgtatattgtatatatatatatttaaagagagtgtgtgtgtatatatacacacacccacccaccacATCCTTATCTTTTGTCTTCATATTTCTGCTACATTGCATTGAATAAACCTATGTTTGTGGCTGCAATGTGTTAAATGTGAATAAGTTTTACAAATTTTCATTTCATACTACTTCTCCTTGCAAAggtattcaaatattttaaacttttggaaaaacTCGAACATATTTAAGAAGCACACATGATTTATTATTCACAAGGGTGAAACACTCACGCATTTCCCTGAAGCACCTCTGGGGAGCAGTACTCCAACGTTCCACAAAAATTATAGAATAGCTTCCCAGGAGACAGAATGGCCGCAGAGCCAAAATCTATCAATCGGATGTGAAAGCACTTATCAATTAtgatgttttcatcttttatgtCTCTGTGAATGATGTTCTTTGCCCTCAAGTAGAAAACAGCTGCCACaatctgaggggaaaaaagaagaaagtagtTTGGATCAATAAAACACTTCATTTCACTTTCAACCATCACCATCGCTGGTCATTCTTATACCTGTCTAAAGATGTAGCTGGCTAGCGGCTCATCCAGTCTTGGTTGCATGTCTATGAATTCAAAAAGATCCAAACCATCTCCATGTTTCTCCATCACCATCTGGAAATAGCTTCCATTCTCAAACACCTCTGCTACCTGTAGGCAGACACACACAAGTACAAACACATACACTCATAAGAGGGATCAGCGAGGTTTTTCCTTATGTATAAAGGAATGTATAAAGGTGTTCTGACATAAATGTTACCTTGACAATGTTATGGTGTTGAACTCTAGTTAATATGGCAATCTCCTGGCTCACTCTTCCCAACATGGGGTCATCTACCCAGCAGTCGCTCATTATTCTTGCTTTGCTAATAAACTTCACAATTACCTGTAAATTTTtcatattggaaaaaaaaaatctacatatagATTTACGATTACGTAGGATTAAGTCGTATTTACCACAGTTCTAcgtaaaacaaaagtttcataCTTCTTGTCCATCGCAGCGTCTTATTGCCTTCCAGACAAACCCAAATGCTCCCTTCCCCACAGATTTGATTGGCTGGTATTCTTCTTCAAACTGCCCGTCACAAGCTCGAGAATGCTCCAGATCCAGAGTGGAGCGCAGCGGTTCTCCTTGGCTGGCCTCGCCAGACCTCTGATGGACagaacacaataaaataaaccatgTATAAGAAAGCTACCAAGATCTACAATGACTCCTCTTTTCCTCGTTACTCACTGTTTTCTGACAGAAGACTTAAAGTTCCACAAGTATGAAAAGTTTCTATAGGAAATCTGttgaatgtatattttttaaacaaggaAATACTGAATTAATTGTTCAGTTTCAGCACTTTTATCgaaaattattcatttctaGGTCTTGCTTTGATGTTTGAATTGCTCTGTATGTGCGTGGACATACAttctatgtttattttgtgttttatgcattttagatttactttgttttttttctggcaagGTAAAATTTCCATTTGATGTAGATATACATTAGACAATTAAGTATCTTagtaactaaaataaaactctcaCGTTTCCTGGGCTAGCTCCTGAATGGTTGTGAAGTGAAGCCTCAGTTTGCAAcagtgccccctgctggtttGATCTTTTTATCCACACGCAGAACATGAAGCTTCCATCAGAGAGGTTAGTCCTGCAAACGTCACACTGCACATCTAGTGGAAAGGAGAGGGACAGTAAACGTTAGTCCTGCTGTCATGTTAACAATTATAATAAGGAAAACTGACATGGAGTGAAACTTCATTACCAACCTACTCTTGTGCCGTCTCTATGGTATCCACTTCCTACAAATTGCCCCTCTAGTATCTGTGTATTTGAGGTCACGACTTGTCCAttcattgtctgtttttttggtgttgatGTGGCAGGCATGTCGGTCAAACTATTTGTTTGTACTGCACACTCTTGGCTCTTTCCTTTATGAATCAAAGAGAGCGCTCCCCACTGATCCTGCTCTTCGCTCAAACCAAGCTCGGCCTTCACCGCAGCACCAGCGGTCTCCACTTTCTGGTCCGATTCTGCCACACCTGGAGAGGGCGTCCGTAGAAGCTCGGCTGTATCACAGGGTGCCACAGAGCGAAGGTAATCACCGACGTAGTCTCGGATGCTGAGAACCTCCAAGTCATCGCTCAGATCCAGCTCTGCTAGAGCGCAGGTCACAGCATCTCCGTTGCAGTTGATGTTCACAAAGCAGCTGGCTGAGTCCAACAGATGAGCTGAATTAGACTCATTCACCAGGGCAGCATCATGACTAAGACGGCCAGCAAACTTGTCAGAGAAACCAGATGATGATCtgagaaattaaattcaaaagcaaagttgtattttattttcttctgttctcttATGCAAAGAGCGCATCTTTAGGTCTTTGTAAATGCATCATTGCCAAATTCTAATGACCTGCTGTCCAATGAAATGATCTCAAAGCTCGACTCTTGGAGGACCGCTGCACATGAGCGTTGATCTTTTCTCGCCTCATTACAGCTGCCGCCTGCTCTCTCATCCTCTATAGGTGTatctggaaaatatttcaccatgtcattaagttttcatttgttttcctgaaCTTTGACAAAGGCTGACAAAACATGGTCAAGTTAAAA
Protein-coding regions in this window:
- the pask gene encoding PAS domain-containing serine/threonine-protein kinase isoform X2, with product MSTDIRSYISLGDKGHTICVLPDISCDQLKDDLDLNKSFPGTQTPSNSKGFVALRRRDYPDFITGEPLDVCTAMATKKHCLLPGPQVSVDSFPNSSTESEESFINLVISGDFALSEHPSAINPNKIVLVVSHKTTEILSANDQAPKLFECSTENLVGKKLSSVLKKTSQVLEESLEEDYQLPDGTVAVVSGRVVDAVTLSGEVPVSVCTHRQSENEDHWLIMMECVERISSFVSFSQDGSILSCDLAFACLHEYHNPEELKGVSVKELIPSLQIPVYSHALPKMLRVQKVCGRSTGGASVPLYVKLQGAALCGKPQYHHNDGGTLSRHGSHLISPVNNMRLSDHRDFEEALTKEESSGYSATVWAFAPLSGLLLLWPDGSIFSIHNHLALRLFGYSKDELLGKSAAFLMPGFYEWMTGPDKKADTVSGTHIELDKSPAMSKISENYDPSSLVAGDMGMVQQAILKRSSTGRGRIFTGTSSRLENQGSAMSTFSLPAVTSTHLVMANDTAELIEEAARATPGSKPLDSADTTQALLKTFAWVETPDEDTCCLISTESSNQNRDKQLLNVIQQNIAPAIKITPDTPIEDERAGGSCNEARKDQRSCAAVLQESSFEIISLDSRSSSGFSDKFAGRLSHDAALVNESNSAHLLDSASCFVNINCNGDAVTCALAELDLSDDLEVLSIRDYVGDYLRSVAPCDTAELLRTPSPGVAESDQKVETAGAAVKAELGLSEEQDQWGALSLIHKGKSQECAVQTNSLTDMPATSTPKKQTMNGQVVTSNTQILEGQFVGSGYHRDGTRVDVQCDVCRTNLSDGSFMFCVWIKRSNQQGALLQTEASLHNHSGASPGNRSGEASQGEPLRSTLDLEHSRACDGQFEEEYQPIKSVGKGAFGFVWKAIRRCDGQEVIVKFISKARIMSDCWVDDPMLGRVSQEIAILTRVQHHNIVKVAEVFENGSYFQMVMEKHGDGLDLFEFIDMQPRLDEPLASYIFRQIVAAVFYLRAKNIIHRDIKDENIIIDKCFHIRLIDFGSAAILSPGKLFYNFCGTLEYCSPEVLQGNAYEGPELEMWSLGVLLYTLLFSENPFCNVGEILDAKLQPPFPLSSELHGVLQGLLHSNPAKRMTLDQLLLQSWISLHISLAEYSWTEVVPASQSFCSPQNQEPSPTAYTGQSLFPDYGDETLSEEDEDENQSMAALETELQKYLFED
- the pask gene encoding PAS domain-containing serine/threonine-protein kinase isoform X1, yielding MSTDIRSYISLGDKGHTICVLPDISCDQLKDDLDLNKSFPGTQTPSNSKGFVALRRRDYPDFITGEPLDVCTAMATKKHCLLPGPQVSVDSFPNSSTESEESFINLVISGDFALSEHPSAINPNKIVLVVSHKTTEILSANDQAPKLFECSTENLVGKKLSSVLKKTSQVLEESLEEDYQLPDGTVAVVSGRVVDAVTLSGEVPVSVCTHRQSENEDHWLIMMECVERISSFVSFSQDGSILSCDLAFACLHEYHNPEELKGVSVKELIPSLQIPVYSHALPKMLRVQKVCGRSTGGASVPLYVKLQGAALCGKPQYHHNDGGTLSRHGSHLISPVNNMRLSDHRDFEEALTKEESSEDRFDHTVSSPTPTPGYSATVWAFAPLSGLLLLWPDGSIFSIHNHLALRLFGYSKDELLGKSAAFLMPGFYEWMTGPDKKADTVSGTHIELDKSPAMSKISENYDPSSLVAGDMGMVQQAILKRSSTGRGRIFTGTSSRLENQGSAMSTFSLPAVTSTHLVMANDTAELIEEAARATPGSKPLDSADTTQALLKTFAWVETPDEDTCCLISTESSNQNRDKQLLNVIQQNIAPAIKITPDTPIEDERAGGSCNEARKDQRSCAAVLQESSFEIISLDSRSSSGFSDKFAGRLSHDAALVNESNSAHLLDSASCFVNINCNGDAVTCALAELDLSDDLEVLSIRDYVGDYLRSVAPCDTAELLRTPSPGVAESDQKVETAGAAVKAELGLSEEQDQWGALSLIHKGKSQECAVQTNSLTDMPATSTPKKQTMNGQVVTSNTQILEGQFVGSGYHRDGTRVDVQCDVCRTNLSDGSFMFCVWIKRSNQQGALLQTEASLHNHSGASPGNRSGEASQGEPLRSTLDLEHSRACDGQFEEEYQPIKSVGKGAFGFVWKAIRRCDGQEVIVKFISKARIMSDCWVDDPMLGRVSQEIAILTRVQHHNIVKVAEVFENGSYFQMVMEKHGDGLDLFEFIDMQPRLDEPLASYIFRQIVAAVFYLRAKNIIHRDIKDENIIIDKCFHIRLIDFGSAAILSPGKLFYNFCGTLEYCSPEVLQGNAYEGPELEMWSLGVLLYTLLFSENPFCNVGEILDAKLQPPFPLSSELHGVLQGLLHSNPAKRMTLDQLLLQSWISLHISLAEYSWTEVVPASQSFCSPQNQEPSPTAYTGQSLFPDYGDETLSEEDEDENQSMAALETELQKYLFED
- the LOC102234590 gene encoding transcription termination factor 4, mitochondrial-like translates to MGTRVVVLQVLRQKLNYVPNFTSIPVQFKTCKASNLPSSLSCRLLCSVSNQTPSLLQHNKRNSAELSLRSLLDMGFTEYQAEQLYDSVSRMKGGNAAKHVLSTLSVLFVLGLNPTTVHKLLDKCPELYTVKDVQLQQRITQLRHLGLVEGSLQRTVSHYPKILTVPMKSVKSVVQFLREKCLFTTQQVAEILRDSPAVVLEDLDQLEYKFQYVYFRMGVKQAEMVKCRLFRFSLDNVRCRHTFLERRGLYQTPDKKGQTTIINPKLDGILNVDEATFIADVAQASPEEYDVFQKLLAREWKEEEFEHGSIESYSEEDEEEDDEEEEETRGKSGYNKKKKK